A window of Fusarium fujikuroi IMI 58289 draft genome, chromosome FFUJ_chr10 genomic DNA:
CACAGTACTGATTCACTATCAACTGAGACCAATCAAGATTTTTGTCTCACAGCACCCAGATCTTCCGTCGCACACCGTTCTTCTGCCAAGTGACGACCCGCCCATCTTTCATGTGTGGCGAAACGGAAATCGTTCAACCCGCTAACGTCTAGTGGGAGGCGAGCCAATCGACACCGAGTTTTCACAGCTATCATGCGGGCACAATGAGGCTGAAAACGGCAAAGACGATTTCATGCAACAAGACGATGTGGTATCGGTAGATGACAGATCGGATCCAGATCTCTACCGTTTCTCTTAGCTTCCCTATTGAGGCCTGAGCTTACTCTGACCTGCAGGCTTCTTTTCACTGCACGGGCCCAGGATACCCGCAATATCGTCACGAGAGATAAGCACGATTAGGCGCTGAATCCCAGGAATTGACGGTTATATGCAGAGTAATACATCCGGACCAATAAATCGTATTCTGTGAATTATCGGGGAGCCTCAAAGGCTTATGATAGCACAGCATTAGTGCATAAATACGATACTCTCGTGAGCTTGCCAGCTTGGTACTGTTCCCCACTCGCTCACCGGTCTCTTTAGTTCCTGGTGGTTGGAGACTGGCGCTtcagccttgacagcgaAAGTCGGTAATTGAGCGGTGCTTGTTTTACAACGCATGATCCAGCTTCTGTCCATGGTATAATCCTTGATGATGCGCGAATATGATACAAGGTGCCGAAGTCATATTACGGGTACTTGGGTACCGTTCCCGTGCGACAGAAGACATGAGACCGTGAATTTCTCAATATGTTCGCTGAAACAAAGCATACAAATGGAAATATGCTCGTGGAAACAAAGAATGGTGCACCAAGGACTGATGCCAATGAGCTGTGATATTGTGTCCGCCGGTGTATCGTCTCTAATGTCACATTTCGGAGCAAAGCTTCCTAGCCACGACGATTTCTGTTTTTTGTCAAACACTGGTTAATCACCCAGGCATGTAGCTGACCCTTTATGCTCATCAAACAAATTGCTTTTGCTCCATGTGCGACATATCATCTCGAAAACCGGACTGCTGATTCATTATATACGTCTGTATCACGTCGCTAGCAAATACGTTCGGTAGCACGAGCTTCGTATTGACCATACCCCTGCAATGTCTCAGTATTTTATGCACGGGGAAACAAGCATCCGCAGTGGAAACGTGGTTTTGAAGACTCATTGGGCTAAGTCTTATCGTCATAGAAGGTGAAACAAGCACGGCACAATGTCTTGGGTTGTTCAGCCGTTCCGTTGGTTTCACTTGTAATTTCCTACTCACTGACTTGTCCCTGTATCATATTGTGCGTGTTGCCCTGGTGATTCATCAGAGCGGCatcatcgagatcttcaCAGTAAGTATCCGTTCACTGAAATGAGCTTGCCTCTACATGCTGTGTCACCGTTGTTCCAGAAACGGAGGATATTCGAGTCGAGGGCACACTGGTTTGGGAGCAGGAAGGGTCCACTTGATTCATAGAGCAGCATAAATATCGATAGCTAATTTAGCGGATTTCGACAACAAAGGAGCAGTAATGGTAGACAATGACTATCGCGAAAGACGAATGATACTACATATGGGTCTTCCATTTTGGACCGTCCGCAAGGCTAGGCAAATTTGGTTCTGGGACGCTCCTGGAGTTCCCCGTCCAGTATAATATCAACCTTCTCGTTGTAAAAGCAGACCAGTCGTGCAATCGCTGCGCTCTCGAGAGTTGGGTGGTTATAGTACCAGACCAGGTTCTCAAAGGTCTTTCCGTCGATGACAATGTTATAGTATTCGGCCTCGCCTTTATACGGACACTTGGATCTGACAGGGCTTTTCGACAGGACAGATTGATCAACAGCAGACAATGGAAGGTAGTAACGAGTCGGCAAACCTGTCTCCAGGAGATGCATGGATGATGTAGCCTTCGCAACAGTTCTGccgttgactttgacttcaaTGGGACGCGTGGAGTGCAGGATGTCAACGCGTTTGAAGGGATCTTTCGCGTGGACGAAGATtggttcatcttcttcaaaccATTGATCTAACATCCGTCAGTAAAATATATCGTCAAGTCATACTCAAAAGCTTGCCTATACTGCGAAACTCAATCCGCACCATATCAGAAAGTGCCCCAAGGGTCACATCTTGAAAGAAGCGCACAATATTGTCCACCTTTGCCTCCTTGATACTATCATGAGCTGGGATCACGAGTTGAGCTATCGCGGCCCTCTCTTTGAGCTCCACCGatatgttcttcttgtcgaccAGCTTCGCGTTCTTCACATCGACCACCGGCACATAGATAGTGGGGAAACTGTCATGTTCCCAGACATAGACTCCGTGAGTAGTATCCACAATAGTGGTATGGTTGTGAACAGCCCGCAAGCGGCGGGATGTCTGCAACGTCTTGCGGGGACCATGTTCGATCAGGCTCTGAGCGAGCTCAATAAGACCGGAGGCACTACTCATGCTGTAATATAACTTGATATGTTTATTTTTCGAGGTTCTGCgttttttaaattaagatATGGTAGTTTCAAAGGATGTTGGAGGAAAACAAGTACCCCGCTCAATGACGCAGACAATATTCATACACTGGTCTTGATTTATAATCATCGCTGCAGGAGACCAACTCGAATATGAGAGTGTCTATAACATTGAAATAGTTGCTGTCCTTGCCCGAGGTTTTTAAATACTCCATGGGGCGTATTTCTTCCGAGTTTGACGTGAACGTATTTCTAGCTTTACATAGTGATACTTGAAATTCGGCCTGATATACTAAACACTCTCCGGTACATGGGCACAAGCTAACTGGTAGAACGAAATTATGTATTTCAAGCAGTGATACTTCTTCTTGTGTTCTTTTAAGTTGGTGATTTGCCCATTCCGGAACCAGCCATGAACAAGTTGAGCAGCCGGTAGTGGATGACTGACACAGGCATGATGCATCTACGGAATCCATGTGATGGCCACTACGTTGCAGGGAGGACAGCTTTGAATCCTCGGGATTCACTGTAGAAGATGTTAAATCAGAAGTATTGTTGATCGATTGACTGACAGCTACAAAGGCTCAGCTACTCACGCTTCAAATCATCTTGACCCTTCACGGAGCTGCGCACTATGACTAAGTTTGATCATCTCATGAGGGTTCAACATTCATCAAAACCCTCCAAGACGTTATTCCCGGAGCTAACTTCATATTAACAGGTATGCCTTCATCGAAACAATACCTAAGAGTCATTACCTGCCGCAACAACAGTTAGAGCAGCAAGCATCTTAACTCCTTCTACAAAGCTTGCCCGTGTCTAGACTATAGTCCCAAGCATCACTTCCTACTCCGGATAAAACCCAAGGACTCTCAGTAGGGTCATACTTCTCTTTCACTCTCAACAGACGAGAATAAAATGCTCCATAGAAATCCTTCTTAAAAGACGGATTATAAGGATTTGCCTCGTTCATGTACGCTCCAGTATCTGGCGCCCATTCCTGCCAGAGTTTCTCCTTGGAGTCATTCAGCTCACGTGCTCCTTTCTCCAGGGTCTCCGTCGGTGTTAGGGTAGTGTCGAGAGTCAAACTGTAACTCATTGCATGGAGATAGGTTGATCGCCATGCTGGTAAAAGCGCGCCTCGCATGCTTCTTGGCGTTTTAGCAGGACCTGGTCCACCTTGCAAACCGATCACAGCCATACCGGATCCCTCCGGGTCTGAGTTTGTGATCATTCGCTTGAGATAGCTAATCAGCGTCTTCTGTTTCACATGTTTCTCGGCGACCGAGGAGTCGACTGGATGGCATAGAATAAGCTCCGGCCTGGTTTGAACCTCCAGCGTTCAAGGCTTCGAAGAACCCCTTGTAGGTAGGATGGACAGTTGTGTTGGAAGCAACGATAGATAGGATGCTATGATCGTTACCAGTGAAAGTATAAATCCTATCGATGGCCATCTGAACCAACTTTTCGGTGTCTGTCTTTGACTTGTTGAAGGCATAAAACCCCTGGCTGATGCTGACCCCGGCTTTGTGATTGCCTTGTACTACCGCTGCACCGGCCTAGCCGGTATCCATAAGATCAGGGAGTAGGCGCAATAATTCTGAGAAAGCGTCCCAGCTCCCTCCATATGCGACTGTGGTGTTACCACGTGGAGATATAGTGAAACTGGTTTCGATGACACTTGGTGTTGGATAGGCTTTCAGCACGTATTCAGTAACGATACCATATTGTCCCGCGCCACCCCCTCGAATGGCCCAGAGCAGGTCCTGATTCTGAGTGGCATCGGCAGTGAGTATGTGACCCTGAGTCGTTACAACTCTCACTTTGTACATGTTGTCAACAGCCAAACCGAAAGTACTGGACAATGGGCCATGACCACCGCCTTGGATGTGCCCTCCCAAGCCAACTGTCGCATCATTGCCACTCACAATGACGTGATCGTACTTGAGGGCATGACCGACTGCATCACCGTAAGTGAGCCCGCTTGCAACGATGAGCACGGTGTCTGTCTTATTGGTCCCAGGTACTCTCCAGCCCGAATCGAACTCGACCTGTAGCATGTGACGAGTCCAGATGGACAGAGAGTGTGCACCACTAGATCTATAAGAATAGTATTAGCGAGAGCCGAATACTTTGAGGCGACAAGAAATACAAACCTTCCGGATAGATCATGACCGGTCCCCTTAACGATGCGGATATTTCGCCCCGATGCCCATTTGACAGCGAGAGCGATCTGTTCGTCGCTTGTCGCATTCACAACATAACTTGGATATCCACCGAGATGGCAACCAGCCGTTTTGTTGTAACCTGGAGCCCCAGGAGGTATACAGGAATTGTTGGCGTACAATAGGGATGAAATCGACTCGGGAAGATTGGCACGGAAAGTAGACTGAGTCCAGTTGGCCTCAACAATGTTGCAATTCAACGGTGCGTTAAACGGATTTGTTTTGTAACAGGAAGATGGGCGTGTCTTGATTAGACTGCCACTAATAGAGTCGTTCAACGCCGCCCACTCAGCGTCAATAGGCCAAGTAGCATCAAAGGGTGAAAGTTTGCATCTTCGCGTCGCCGTTGAGGAAGCAAGAGCTGCTGAGCATAAAAGAAGCGCAAGCAAACGCAtgatttctatttagttgATGGAATGCTGAAACCAGTGTACAACTATTTCTTGTTTGATGTACCTCTTCGCCGCAATCGGCTCTTTTATAGCCATTTCAGCCTCGCTTGGCAAGGAACACAAAGTTCCGGGGCCCTCGGACGCAACGGAGAGGTTGCCTATTCTGGCTTTTTCGTATATCCATCTCCTTTTTCGCATTCTAATCCAAGGGCCTTGCATGTCTGTGTATGGTCTGTC
This region includes:
- a CDS encoding related to isoamyl alcohol oxidase, producing the protein MRLLALLLCSAALASSTATRRCKLSPFDATWPIDAEWAALNDSISGSLIKTRPSSCYKTNPFNAPLNCNIVEANWTQSTFRANLPESISSLLYANNSCIPPGAPGYNKTAGCHLGGYPSYVVNATSDEQIALAVKWASGRNIRIVKGTGHDLSGRSSGAHSLSIWTRHMLQVEFDSGWRVPGTNKTDTVLIVASGLTYGDAVGHALKYDHVIVSGNDATVGLGGHIQGGGHGPLSSTFGLAVDNMYKVRVVTTQGHILTADATQNQDLLWAIRGGGAGQYGIVTEYVLKAYPTPSVIETSFTISPRAVVQGNHKAGVSISQGFYAFNKSKTDTEKLVQMAIDRIYTFTGNDHSILSIVASNTTVHPTYKGFFEALNAGVDSSVAEKHVKQKTLISYLKRMITNSDPEGSGMAVIGLQGGPGPAKTPRSMRGALLPAWRSTYLHAMSYSLTLDTTLTPTETLEKGARELNDSKEKLWQEWAPDTGAYMNEANPYNPSFKKDFYGAFYSRLLRVKEKYDPTESPWVLSGVGSDAWDYSLDTGKLLRSSVKGQDDLKLNPEDSKLSSLQRSGHHMDSVDASCLCQSSTTGCSTCSWLVPEWANHQLKRTQEEVSLLEIHNFVLPVSLCPCTGECLVYQAEFQVSLCKARNTFTSNSEEIRPMEYLKTSGKDSNYFNVIDTLIFELVSCSDDYKSRPVTSKNKHIKLYYSMSSASGLIELAQSLIEHGPRKTLQTSRRLRAVHNHTTIVDTTHGVYVWEHDSFPTIYVPVVDVKNAKLVDKKNISVELKERAAIAQLVIPAHDSIKEAKVDNIVRFFQDVTLGALSDMVRIEFRSIGKLLNQWFEEDEPIFVHAKDPFKRVDILHSTRPIEVKVNGRTVAKATSSMHLLETGLPTRYYLPLSAVDQSVLSKSPVRSKCPYKGEAEYYNIVIDGKTFENLVWYYNHPTLESAAIARLVCFYNEKVDIILDGELQERPRTKFA